In Primulina eburnea isolate SZY01 chromosome 5, ASM2296580v1, whole genome shotgun sequence, a single window of DNA contains:
- the LOC140831650 gene encoding uncharacterized protein: MAYVERGVVRSKRSFWRLKTIVDFFWSIINFIGVFFTTMLSMEKSDAYRKGSGASKKWDGGGPGGPGSGPYGGGSRGPPRGMDNVRGIDHSSLPACGSCCGG, from the exons ATGGCTTACGTTGAGAGAG gTGTTGTTAGATCTAAGAGATCATTCTGGCGGTTAAAAACAATAGTGGATTTCTTCTGGTCCATTATAAACTTCATTGGGGTGTTTTTTACGACAATGCTTTCG ATGGAAAAATCTGATGCTTATAGAAAAGGATCTGGTGCTAGCAAGAAATGGGATGGTGGTGGCCCCGGAGGTCCCGGAAGTGGTCCATATGGTGGTGGGTCACGCGGGCCACCTCGTGGAATGGATAATGTTCGAGGGATTGATCACA GCTCCCTTCCTGCATGTGGCTCTTGCTGTGGAGGTTGA